A single region of the Eriocheir sinensis breed Jianghai 21 chromosome 53, ASM2467909v1, whole genome shotgun sequence genome encodes:
- the LOC126983254 gene encoding uncharacterized protein LOC126983254 isoform X2 encodes MNQNPSAERNLVAGEGAGAINSQGIKFLPFHAPPQKLEAKQETKGVFVRNIPKDLTNKELRHIFSEYGKVVSVYLKPITPGAKYSWAIINVETSRDLLAIMSALNKKPPFYFDVSLALTEEQKKQRKAPNGGMDLSSCDDTWTYDKGELSGPPLPCPSTMGAQGALNGGTTYGSQGLVRREAEQQQGLLSEEKVKVSVPVPSRNESYEVGKGTAVVAASRKQLCVFCGVLGHMRCSVCKAWYCSMVCQVDDWYHHKETCRSPPVLDDPVKVHRSLCGAGGEAPGASDTVLPASPVLADGCEKDLHRGMLKEGGACCSPKKTLDNETQPRGNIASSPGGDTALTKRSSATENGFSSGAITGSIVEHNDHGIGRGAIPKRSTVAPSSNLIGYDGTSKPSFRVGSCLGVAPKGSLVTENGPGRGRGVTLQRDEENFAVSNGPVGGRGVNPQRNVEEKFAGESGLARGRASILQMHVEEGPAIEIGPARGRGAILQKDVELVASRRNPSEVLPPNHRKIERITEEEEELPKPSTAKEIVTPGTDEGTPTECSSSVKAASSTHKEESNPSPEVSSTKNVIEGKPNFASLLEKGKVYNGFITLVDSYKHFTAAVVVDGTEYIFSEAHETLGNTPFRGDFRPEVGSVVAAFSSIEQTWYRAQVLQADHPKYKVCFIDFGNKEEVEKVKTIPEGPFAELPELAFSARFFSGLKDDFEGQLKIMIKADSPIKFKVTAKKQFSVKVSLCEDDDENDTPVAEYILEQLLPRSFSAQTSEVKATSVEVKAAQETKAQETKAISQETRAISQETKASSQESKASFLETKAIALEKMANFPKTKAIFPEMASFPETKASPQEKPSSPEAKATSPETKSASPDTKAASLDAEPTPPHSEAGQQAAPATGQQGSALLEKDKEDQVLAVSGVQKDREAVDVERDALKDNSSSSQSVTRDADSESSSSGAGKAHSFYVVPLNTLELMMQMEEMAVELNKYCESAPSGPHQPRLGEVCLAKFSQDGNWYRAVCVTLGSTSAVVVFVDYGNVDKVLYTDMRKIPKQFLELPCFALHRPRPDSDTSKMLEPGQTSVLSAFAFLSPLNMPPEGIIKTA; translated from the exons ATGAACCAGAACCCATCCGCAGAGAGGAACCTAGTGGCTGGGGAGGGGGCCGGGGCCATCAACTCGCAGGGGATAAAGTTTTTGCCCTTCCATGCACC ACCACAAAAGCTGGAGGCGAAGCAGGAGACCAAGGGTGTGTTTGTGAGGAACATCCCCAAGGACTTAACTAAC AAAGAGCTGAGGCACATCTTCAGTGAGTACGGCAAGGTTGTGAGTGTGTACCTCAAGCCTATTACCCCCGGGGCCAAGTACAGCTGGGCCATCATTAACGTGGAGACCTCAAG GGACTTGCTGGCCATAATGTCTGCCCTCAACAAGAAGCCTCCTTTCTACTTTGACGTATCTCTGGCGCTCACCGAGGAACAGAAGAAACAGCGGAAGGCACCCAACGGAGGAATGGATCTGTCCTCATGCGAT GATACTTGGACCTATGATAAGGGTGAGCTCAGTGGCCCCCCCCTTCCATGCCCCTCCACCATGGGGGCTCAGGGGGCACTGAATGGAGGGACAACATATGGGTCACAGGGCTTGGTCAGGAGGGAAGCAGAGCAGCAGCAGGGATTGCTcagtgaagaaaaagtgaaagtcaGTGTCCCAGTGCCCTCTCGTAATGAG TCGTACGAGGTTGGGAAAGGGACGGCAGTGGTGGCAGCATCCCGGAAGCAGCTGTGTGTGTTCTGCGGCGTCCTGGGCCACATGAGGTGCTCAGTGTGCAAGGCGTGGTACTGCAGCATGGTGTGTCAGGTGGATGACTGGTACCACCACAAGGAGACCTGCCGCTCTCCGCC GGTTTTGGACGATCCAGTTAAGGTGCATCGTAGCCTCTGTGGGGCTGGTGGCGAGGCACCTGGGGCCAGCGACACTGTGTTGCCCGCATCCCCAGTGCTTGCTGATGGCTGCGAGAAGGACCTCCACAGAGGGATGCTGAAGGAGGGAGGTGCTTGCTGCAGCCCAAAGAAGACTTTGGACAATGAGACGCAGCCAAGAGGGAACATTGCAAGCTCTCCAGGTGGTGACACAGCACTCACCAAGAGAAGTTCAGCAACAGAAAATGGCTTTAGCAGTGGTGCCATCACAGGGAGTATTGTAGAGCATAATGATCATGGTATAGGAAGGGGGGCCATTCCAAAGAGAAGCACTGTAGCACCAAGCAGCAATTTGATTGGATATGATGGCACATCCAAGCCAAGTTTCCGTGTAGGAAGTTGTTTGGGCGTAGCTCCAAAGGGAAGTCTTGTAACAGAAAATGGtcctgggagagggaggggtgttaCTCTGCAGAGAGACGAGGAAAACTTTGCAGTAAGCAATGGTCCTGTGGGAGGAAGGGGTGTTAACCCGCAGAGAAATGTGGAGGAAAAGTTTGCAGGAGAGAGCGGTCTTGCGAGAGGAAGGGCTTCAATCCTGCAGATGCATGTTGAGGAAGGCCCTGCAATAGAAATTGGGCCTGCAAGAGGAAGGGGTGCTATCCTACAGAAGGATGTGGAGCTTGTAGCCTCAAGGAGAAACCCTTCAGAGGTGCTGCCACCAAATCATCGTAAGATAGAAAGAAtaactgaggaagaagaggagctccCCAAACCTTCCACTGCCAAAGAAATAGTTACCCCAGGTACTGATGAAGGCACACCTACAGAGTGTTCAAGCAGTGTCAAGGCAGCTTCATCAACTCACAAGGAGGAATCCAACCCTTCACCAGAGGTTTCATCGACCAAGAATGTTATTGAAGGTAAACCGAACTTTGCCAGTCTGTTGGAAAAGGGCAAAGTCTACAACGGGTTCATCACCTTGGTGGACAGCTACAAACACTTCACTGCTGCGGTCGTGGTGGACGGCACCGAGTATATATTCAGCGAGGCCCATGAGACCCTCGGCAACACTCCCTTCAGGGGTGACTTCAGGCCTGAGGTGGGCTCGGTGGTGGCTGCTTTCTCCTCCATTGAACAGACTTGGTACCGGGCGCAGGTATTGCAGGCAGATCACCCCAAGTACAAGGTGTGCTTCATTGACTTTGGGaacaaggaggaagtggagaaagtaaAGACAATCCCTGAAGGACCATTTGCAGAGCTCCCAGAATTAGCCTTTTCAGCAAGATTTTTTTCTGGATTAAAGGATGACTTTGAGGGTCAACTAAAGATAATGATTAAGGCTGACAGCCCCATCAAGTTTAAAGTTACAGCCAAGAAGCAATTCTCTGTGAAGGTGAGCCTctgtgaggatgatgatgaaaatgacacTCCCGTTGCTGAGTACATACTGGAGCAGCTTTTGCCACGGTCTTTCTCTGCACAGACCTCAGAAGTAAAGGCCACCTCTGTAGAAGTAAAGGCTGCTCAAGAAACAAAGGCCCAAGAAACAAAGGCCATATCCCAAGAAACAAGGGCCATTTCTCAAGAAACTAAGGCTTCTTCCCAAGAATCAAAGGCATCATTCCTAGAAACAAAGGCCATAGCCCTTGAAAAAATGGCTAATTTTCCAAAAACAAAGGCTATTTTTCCAGAAATGGCTTCTTTCCCTGAAACAAAGGCTTCCCCCCAAGAAAAGCCTTCTTCCCCAGAAGCAAAGGCCACTTCCCCAGAAACAAAGTCTGCCTCCCCAGACACCAAGGCTGCTTCCCTGGACGCAGAGCCCACCCCTCCACACTCAGAAGCAGGCCAGCAGGCTGCACCGGCCACTGGGCAGCAAGGAAGTGCTTTGCtggagaaggacaaagaggatCAGGTGCTTGCTGTCAGTGGTGTCCAGAAAGACAGGGAGGCTGTGGATGTTGAAAGAG ATGCACTGAaggacaacagcagcagcagccagtCAGTGACCAGAGATGCTGACAGTGAATCGTCATCCTCAGGTGCTGGCAAAGCTCACTCTTTCTATGTTGTTCCTTTG AACACCTTGGAGCTGATGATGCAGATGGAGGAGATGGCTGTTGAGCTGAACAAGTACTGTGAGAGCGCCCCCAGCGGCCCCCACCAACCACGCCTCGGGGAAGTGTGTCTCGCTAAATTCAGTCAAG ATGGCAACTGGTACAGAGCAGTGTGTGTCACCTTGGGCAGCACCAGCGCCGTGGTCGTCTTTGTGGACTATGGTAATGTTGATAAGGTCTTGTATACAGACATGAGGAAGATCCCTAAACAGTTCCTGGAGTTACCGTGCTTTGCCCTGCATCGCCCCCGCCCAG ATTCAGACACCAGCAAAATGTTGGAGCCCGGCCAGACAAGTGTCCTCTCAGCCTTTGCCTTCCTCTCACCCCTCAACATGCCACCAGAGGGCATCATCAAGACTGCTTAG
- the LOC126983254 gene encoding uncharacterized protein LOC126983254 isoform X5: protein MNQNPSAERNLVAGEGAGAINSQGIKFLPFHAPPQKLEAKQETKGVFVRNIPKDLTNKELRHIFSEYGKVVSVYLKPITPGAKYSWAIINVETSRDLLAIMSALNKKPPFYFDVSLALTEEQKKQRKAPNGGMDLSSCDSYEVGKGTAVVAASRKQLCVFCGVLGHMRCSVCKAWYCSMVCQVDDWYHHKETCRSPPVLDDPVKVHRSLCGAGGEAPGASDTVLPASPVLADGCEKDLHRGMLKEGGACCSPKKTLDNETQPRGNIASSPGGDTALTKRSSATENGFSSGAITGSIVEHNDHGIGRGAIPKRSTVAPSSNLIGYDGTSKPSFRVGSCLGVAPKGSLVTENGPGRGRGVTLQRDEENFAVSNGPVGGRGVNPQRNVEEKFAGESGLARGRASILQMHVEEGPAIEIGPARGRGAILQKDVELVASRRNPSEVLPPNHRKIERITEEEEELPKPSTAKEIVTPGTDEGTPTECSSSVKAASSTHKEESNPSPEVSSTKNVIEGKPNFASLLEKGKVYNGFITLVDSYKHFTAAVVVDGTEYIFSEAHETLGNTPFRGDFRPEVGSVVAAFSSIEQTWYRAQVLQADHPKYKVCFIDFGNKEEVEKVKTIPEGPFAELPELAFSARFFSGLKDDFEGQLKIMIKADSPIKFKVTAKKQFSVKVSLCEDDDENDTPVAEYILEQLLPRSFSAQTSEVKATSVEVKAAQETKAQETKAISQETRAISQETKASSQESKASFLETKAIALEKMANFPKTKAIFPEMASFPETKASPQEKPSSPEAKATSPETKSASPDTKAASLDAEPTPPHSEAGQQAAPATGQQGSALLEKDKEDQVLAVSGVQKDREAVDVERDALKDNSSSSQSVTRDADSESSSSGAGKAHSFYVVPLNTLELMMQMEEMAVELNKYCESAPSGPHQPRLGEVCLAKFSQDGNWYRAVCVTLGSTSAVVVFVDYGNVDKVLYTDMRKIPKQFLELPCFALHRPRPDSDTSKMLEPGQTSVLSAFAFLSPLNMPPEGIIKTA, encoded by the exons ATGAACCAGAACCCATCCGCAGAGAGGAACCTAGTGGCTGGGGAGGGGGCCGGGGCCATCAACTCGCAGGGGATAAAGTTTTTGCCCTTCCATGCACC ACCACAAAAGCTGGAGGCGAAGCAGGAGACCAAGGGTGTGTTTGTGAGGAACATCCCCAAGGACTTAACTAAC AAAGAGCTGAGGCACATCTTCAGTGAGTACGGCAAGGTTGTGAGTGTGTACCTCAAGCCTATTACCCCCGGGGCCAAGTACAGCTGGGCCATCATTAACGTGGAGACCTCAAG GGACTTGCTGGCCATAATGTCTGCCCTCAACAAGAAGCCTCCTTTCTACTTTGACGTATCTCTGGCGCTCACCGAGGAACAGAAGAAACAGCGGAAGGCACCCAACGGAGGAATGGATCTGTCCTCATGCGAT TCGTACGAGGTTGGGAAAGGGACGGCAGTGGTGGCAGCATCCCGGAAGCAGCTGTGTGTGTTCTGCGGCGTCCTGGGCCACATGAGGTGCTCAGTGTGCAAGGCGTGGTACTGCAGCATGGTGTGTCAGGTGGATGACTGGTACCACCACAAGGAGACCTGCCGCTCTCCGCC GGTTTTGGACGATCCAGTTAAGGTGCATCGTAGCCTCTGTGGGGCTGGTGGCGAGGCACCTGGGGCCAGCGACACTGTGTTGCCCGCATCCCCAGTGCTTGCTGATGGCTGCGAGAAGGACCTCCACAGAGGGATGCTGAAGGAGGGAGGTGCTTGCTGCAGCCCAAAGAAGACTTTGGACAATGAGACGCAGCCAAGAGGGAACATTGCAAGCTCTCCAGGTGGTGACACAGCACTCACCAAGAGAAGTTCAGCAACAGAAAATGGCTTTAGCAGTGGTGCCATCACAGGGAGTATTGTAGAGCATAATGATCATGGTATAGGAAGGGGGGCCATTCCAAAGAGAAGCACTGTAGCACCAAGCAGCAATTTGATTGGATATGATGGCACATCCAAGCCAAGTTTCCGTGTAGGAAGTTGTTTGGGCGTAGCTCCAAAGGGAAGTCTTGTAACAGAAAATGGtcctgggagagggaggggtgttaCTCTGCAGAGAGACGAGGAAAACTTTGCAGTAAGCAATGGTCCTGTGGGAGGAAGGGGTGTTAACCCGCAGAGAAATGTGGAGGAAAAGTTTGCAGGAGAGAGCGGTCTTGCGAGAGGAAGGGCTTCAATCCTGCAGATGCATGTTGAGGAAGGCCCTGCAATAGAAATTGGGCCTGCAAGAGGAAGGGGTGCTATCCTACAGAAGGATGTGGAGCTTGTAGCCTCAAGGAGAAACCCTTCAGAGGTGCTGCCACCAAATCATCGTAAGATAGAAAGAAtaactgaggaagaagaggagctccCCAAACCTTCCACTGCCAAAGAAATAGTTACCCCAGGTACTGATGAAGGCACACCTACAGAGTGTTCAAGCAGTGTCAAGGCAGCTTCATCAACTCACAAGGAGGAATCCAACCCTTCACCAGAGGTTTCATCGACCAAGAATGTTATTGAAGGTAAACCGAACTTTGCCAGTCTGTTGGAAAAGGGCAAAGTCTACAACGGGTTCATCACCTTGGTGGACAGCTACAAACACTTCACTGCTGCGGTCGTGGTGGACGGCACCGAGTATATATTCAGCGAGGCCCATGAGACCCTCGGCAACACTCCCTTCAGGGGTGACTTCAGGCCTGAGGTGGGCTCGGTGGTGGCTGCTTTCTCCTCCATTGAACAGACTTGGTACCGGGCGCAGGTATTGCAGGCAGATCACCCCAAGTACAAGGTGTGCTTCATTGACTTTGGGaacaaggaggaagtggagaaagtaaAGACAATCCCTGAAGGACCATTTGCAGAGCTCCCAGAATTAGCCTTTTCAGCAAGATTTTTTTCTGGATTAAAGGATGACTTTGAGGGTCAACTAAAGATAATGATTAAGGCTGACAGCCCCATCAAGTTTAAAGTTACAGCCAAGAAGCAATTCTCTGTGAAGGTGAGCCTctgtgaggatgatgatgaaaatgacacTCCCGTTGCTGAGTACATACTGGAGCAGCTTTTGCCACGGTCTTTCTCTGCACAGACCTCAGAAGTAAAGGCCACCTCTGTAGAAGTAAAGGCTGCTCAAGAAACAAAGGCCCAAGAAACAAAGGCCATATCCCAAGAAACAAGGGCCATTTCTCAAGAAACTAAGGCTTCTTCCCAAGAATCAAAGGCATCATTCCTAGAAACAAAGGCCATAGCCCTTGAAAAAATGGCTAATTTTCCAAAAACAAAGGCTATTTTTCCAGAAATGGCTTCTTTCCCTGAAACAAAGGCTTCCCCCCAAGAAAAGCCTTCTTCCCCAGAAGCAAAGGCCACTTCCCCAGAAACAAAGTCTGCCTCCCCAGACACCAAGGCTGCTTCCCTGGACGCAGAGCCCACCCCTCCACACTCAGAAGCAGGCCAGCAGGCTGCACCGGCCACTGGGCAGCAAGGAAGTGCTTTGCtggagaaggacaaagaggatCAGGTGCTTGCTGTCAGTGGTGTCCAGAAAGACAGGGAGGCTGTGGATGTTGAAAGAG ATGCACTGAaggacaacagcagcagcagccagtCAGTGACCAGAGATGCTGACAGTGAATCGTCATCCTCAGGTGCTGGCAAAGCTCACTCTTTCTATGTTGTTCCTTTG AACACCTTGGAGCTGATGATGCAGATGGAGGAGATGGCTGTTGAGCTGAACAAGTACTGTGAGAGCGCCCCCAGCGGCCCCCACCAACCACGCCTCGGGGAAGTGTGTCTCGCTAAATTCAGTCAAG ATGGCAACTGGTACAGAGCAGTGTGTGTCACCTTGGGCAGCACCAGCGCCGTGGTCGTCTTTGTGGACTATGGTAATGTTGATAAGGTCTTGTATACAGACATGAGGAAGATCCCTAAACAGTTCCTGGAGTTACCGTGCTTTGCCCTGCATCGCCCCCGCCCAG ATTCAGACACCAGCAAAATGTTGGAGCCCGGCCAGACAAGTGTCCTCTCAGCCTTTGCCTTCCTCTCACCCCTCAACATGCCACCAGAGGGCATCATCAAGACTGCTTAG